A genomic region of Runella rosea contains the following coding sequences:
- a CDS encoding Gfo/Idh/MocA family protein: protein MNTLETSTNSESRRNFIKKTLTGTALLTVGGILPGFSAKSYGRILGANEKVRLGVMGVNSRGYALASNFALQPNCEVVSISDVDSRASEKCIKAVEKIQNSKPKDVPDFRNALEDKGVDALIIAAPDHWHAPAAILASKAGKHVYLEKPCSHNPNEGELLMAVAAKYKNVIQMGNQRRSWPNVKQAIQDIQNGAIGRPYFAKGWYTNNRASIGVGKEAAVPSWLNYDLWQGPAPRRAYKDNILHYNWHWFWHWGTGEALNNGTHMLDLMRWGLGVEYPTKVSSSGGRYRYKDDWEAPDTQVINLEFGNDKFMTWEGRSCNSRNIEGSSVGVSFYGEKGTLEYGGGNAYKIYDLDNKIVKDVKNDLVIDPRNKMDPSQALDAFHFQNFVSAIKEGATLASGIVGGHQSTLLCQLGNIALRSNSILEIDPTNGHILHNKAAKKLWKREYEKGWEPTI from the coding sequence ATGAACACTCTGGAAACTTCTACAAACAGCGAATCTCGGCGCAATTTTATCAAAAAAACACTGACAGGAACCGCTCTATTGACCGTTGGCGGTATCTTACCGGGCTTTAGTGCCAAAAGTTACGGTCGTATTTTGGGCGCTAACGAAAAAGTCCGACTCGGCGTGATGGGCGTCAATAGTCGCGGGTATGCACTGGCGAGTAATTTTGCCCTGCAACCCAACTGTGAAGTCGTTTCGATTTCGGATGTAGATAGCCGCGCTTCCGAAAAGTGCATTAAAGCCGTTGAAAAAATTCAAAATTCCAAGCCCAAAGACGTTCCCGATTTTCGTAATGCACTAGAAGATAAAGGCGTAGATGCGCTCATCATCGCCGCACCTGACCATTGGCACGCACCAGCAGCCATCCTAGCGTCAAAAGCAGGCAAACACGTTTACCTTGAAAAACCTTGCAGCCACAATCCGAACGAAGGAGAATTGCTCATGGCGGTGGCCGCCAAGTATAAAAATGTGATTCAAATGGGTAACCAACGCCGCTCATGGCCGAATGTAAAACAAGCCATTCAGGACATTCAGAACGGCGCCATCGGTCGGCCTTATTTTGCCAAAGGCTGGTACACCAACAACCGCGCTTCCATTGGCGTGGGCAAAGAAGCCGCCGTTCCGTCGTGGCTGAATTACGATTTATGGCAAGGCCCTGCGCCGCGCCGCGCCTACAAAGACAACATACTCCACTACAATTGGCACTGGTTTTGGCATTGGGGCACGGGCGAAGCCCTCAATAACGGCACCCACATGCTCGACTTGATGCGTTGGGGCTTGGGCGTGGAATACCCCACCAAAGTCTCCTCTTCGGGTGGTCGCTATCGCTACAAGGATGACTGGGAAGCACCAGATACACAAGTAATTAATCTTGAATTTGGCAATGATAAATTTATGACTTGGGAAGGCCGCAGTTGTAACAGTCGCAACATAGAAGGCAGCAGCGTGGGCGTTTCTTTTTACGGAGAAAAAGGCACATTGGAGTACGGCGGCGGCAACGCCTACAAGATTTACGATTTGGACAATAAGATTGTCAAAGACGTAAAAAATGATTTGGTGATTGACCCTCGTAATAAAATGGACCCTTCACAAGCCTTGGATGCCTTCCACTTCCAAAACTTCGTTTCAGCCATCAAAGAAGGAGCAACATTGGCATCAGGAATCGTCGGCGGACATCAAAGTACGTTGCTTTGTCAATTGGGAAATATCGCCTTGCGTTCCAACAGCATTTTGGAGATTGACCCTACCAACGGACATATTCTCCATAATAAAGCCGCTAAAAAACTTTGGAAACGTGAGTATGAAAAGGGTTGGGAACCTACGATTTAG
- a CDS encoding DegT/DnrJ/EryC1/StrS family aminotransferase: MPSNHFSRREFLKRNSLTGLGAVLTPSVLSRTVENQPTKPSITPSFSLAEPPALLGGKPVRTQGWPIWPIWKPETDEKQLLEVIRSGIWSRANVVNEFEAKWAQTVGTKRALAVVNGTNALITALMQLDIRGGDEVLIPPYTFIGTVAPVIATGAMPVFVDVDPETFQIDPAKIEAKITPRTKAIIPVHILGLPANMPAILAIAKKHKLAVIEDACQAHLAEIDHKQVGTFGDAGCFSFQNSKNLAIGEGGAIVSNNDLFMDRCFSYHNYGNPFGMASGVIGAGTIIQGNKQRLTEYQAAIGLAQLKRLDAETTLRNENAAYLKAKIQKIPGIVPYKLYDNVTRAAFHLFPFRYKKEGFKGLSRDTFLKALSAEGIPCSKGYATLNNMPYLNDAFQSKNFQKMYPKAQLDFKSYVERNHCPQNDRLCNEEAVWFTQNMMLGTRTDMDEIANAIEKIYTHADKLLSVK, from the coding sequence ATGCCTTCCAACCATTTTTCAAGACGTGAATTCCTGAAACGAAATTCATTGACGGGCTTAGGTGCAGTACTGACGCCTTCTGTTCTCTCCAGAACTGTTGAAAATCAGCCTACCAAACCTTCTATTACGCCCTCTTTTTCGTTGGCAGAGCCTCCAGCCTTATTGGGTGGCAAGCCTGTACGAACCCAAGGTTGGCCCATTTGGCCGATATGGAAGCCCGAAACCGACGAAAAACAACTTCTCGAAGTGATAAGAAGCGGTATATGGTCGCGCGCAAATGTGGTAAACGAATTTGAAGCCAAATGGGCCCAAACCGTCGGGACAAAACGAGCACTGGCGGTCGTAAATGGTACCAATGCGCTGATAACAGCCTTGATGCAGTTGGATATTCGCGGCGGCGATGAGGTACTGATTCCACCTTATACTTTTATCGGCACGGTAGCACCTGTCATTGCAACTGGAGCCATGCCTGTTTTTGTAGATGTGGACCCCGAAACGTTTCAGATTGACCCGGCCAAAATTGAAGCCAAAATTACGCCTCGCACCAAAGCCATTATTCCAGTGCATATTTTGGGCTTACCCGCCAATATGCCCGCAATTTTAGCCATTGCAAAAAAGCATAAGCTAGCGGTGATTGAAGATGCTTGTCAGGCGCACTTAGCAGAAATTGATCATAAACAAGTGGGTACATTTGGGGATGCGGGCTGCTTTAGTTTCCAGAATTCCAAGAACTTAGCCATCGGAGAAGGCGGTGCCATTGTCAGCAACAATGATTTATTTATGGACCGCTGTTTTTCGTACCATAACTACGGAAACCCTTTCGGCATGGCGTCAGGCGTGATTGGCGCGGGCACGATCATTCAGGGAAATAAACAGCGACTCACCGAATACCAAGCGGCCATCGGTTTGGCACAGCTCAAGCGATTGGACGCCGAAACCACGCTTCGCAACGAAAATGCGGCGTACCTGAAAGCCAAAATTCAGAAGATTCCGGGCATCGTTCCCTATAAATTATACGACAACGTGACGCGCGCAGCGTTTCACCTGTTTCCGTTCCGCTACAAAAAAGAAGGATTCAAAGGGTTATCACGTGATACATTCCTGAAAGCACTGTCGGCTGAGGGGATTCCCTGCTCGAAAGGCTACGCTACACTTAATAATATGCCGTATCTGAACGACGCGTTTCAGTCGAAAAACTTCCAAAAAATGTATCCCAAAGCGCAGCTTGATTTCAAAAGCTACGTAGAGCGCAATCATTGCCCCCAAAACGACCGACTTTGCAACGAAGAGGCCGTGTGGTTTACGCAAAACATGATGCTCGGAACCCGCACCGACATGGACGAGATTGCCAACGCCATCGAAAAAATCTACACGCACGCTGATAAACTGTTGAGTGTCAAATGA
- a CDS encoding neutral/alkaline non-lysosomal ceramidase N-terminal domain-containing protein, whose translation MRKHLWLIGFLIVSSTWAKGWKAGVAKVIITPKEAIWQAGYASRTHASEGKLHDLWAKALALEDETGKRAVLVTTDMLGFPKAMSDRIRTQLNRQFGLPNAQIILNSSHTHSGPVLDDALLDIYPLDANEQTKINRYSRQLEAQIIALVGQALKDLESVELFAQNGVTRFQVNRRNNKEGALREQTELKGPNDYAVPVIKALTPKGVLKAIVFGYACHPTVLDLYQFSGDFPGFAQLELEKAHPEATALFFQGAAGDQNPLPRRTVSLARQYGRELAAAVDRVLEEPMRPLSATLTTAYSEIQLPLSAPPTEAELLKTQNENIPYLKRWATRVLSEMKQGKPFITSYSYPLQAWKLGEQSMFIFGGELVIEYAIECKKRFGQDTFVMAYSNDVMGYIPSATILKEGGYEGASSQMVYGLPSTWEASVPELIYTEIDKLAQQIGITKTK comes from the coding sequence ATGAGAAAGCACCTGTGGTTAATTGGCTTTTTGATTGTTTCGTCCACGTGGGCAAAAGGCTGGAAAGCGGGCGTAGCCAAAGTAATTATTACGCCCAAAGAAGCCATTTGGCAGGCAGGATATGCCTCCCGCACGCACGCATCAGAAGGGAAATTGCACGATTTGTGGGCCAAAGCGTTGGCGTTAGAAGATGAAACTGGCAAGCGCGCGGTGCTCGTCACGACCGATATGCTGGGATTTCCCAAGGCCATGTCTGACCGCATTCGAACCCAACTCAATCGTCAGTTTGGACTGCCCAACGCGCAGATTATTCTCAACAGCTCTCACACCCACTCTGGGCCAGTGTTGGACGACGCCCTGCTTGACATTTATCCACTTGATGCCAACGAGCAAACCAAGATTAACCGCTATTCACGCCAATTAGAAGCGCAGATAATTGCTCTGGTCGGACAGGCGCTAAAAGATTTAGAATCTGTCGAGCTGTTTGCTCAAAACGGCGTGACACGGTTTCAGGTGAATCGGCGCAATAATAAAGAAGGAGCGTTACGTGAGCAAACCGAGCTGAAAGGCCCCAACGACTATGCCGTGCCCGTCATCAAAGCCCTGACTCCCAAAGGAGTGCTCAAAGCCATTGTTTTTGGGTACGCCTGTCACCCAACCGTACTTGACCTGTATCAATTTTCGGGTGACTTCCCAGGTTTTGCCCAACTGGAATTAGAAAAAGCCCATCCAGAAGCAACGGCGCTATTTTTTCAGGGAGCTGCTGGCGACCAAAACCCTTTACCCCGGCGCACCGTATCTTTGGCACGTCAGTACGGAAGAGAATTGGCCGCAGCCGTGGACCGGGTGCTTGAAGAACCCATGCGACCTTTATCGGCCACGCTGACAACGGCCTACTCAGAAATACAACTGCCGCTTTCGGCTCCGCCGACAGAAGCAGAATTACTCAAAACTCAAAACGAAAATATTCCCTATCTCAAACGTTGGGCCACCCGGGTTTTGTCAGAAATGAAGCAAGGTAAACCCTTCATTACTTCGTATTCATACCCGTTGCAAGCGTGGAAATTGGGGGAGCAATCGATGTTTATTTTTGGCGGAGAACTCGTTATTGAATACGCCATTGAATGCAAAAAGCGATTCGGACAAGACACATTTGTGATGGCCTACTCCAACGATGTGATGGGCTATATTCCATCGGCAACAATTTTGAAAGAAGGTGGCTACGAAGGCGCTTCCTCGCAAATGGTCTACGGGCTTCCGAGCACTTGGGAAGCTTCAGTACCTGAATTGATTTATACTGAAATAGACAAACTCGCCCAACAAATTGGAATTACTAAAACTAAGTGA
- a CDS encoding Gfo/Idh/MocA family protein, whose amino-acid sequence MQNSIQGRRKFVKNAALGSLALGILGPEWANAQSAVAGKRVGIIGLDTSHSTAFVKALNAPDASADFLGYKVVAAYPQGSKDIESSTKRVPAYTEEVKKQNVEIVDSIADLLKKVDVVLLETNDGRLHLEQALQVLKAGKRVFIDKPIAASLSDTLAIFEASKKYNIPLFSASSLRHIKGVEKVDKSIVVGADTFSPAVLEKTHPDLFWYGIHGVETLYTVMGTGCKQVVRVNNEGTDIVIGTWADGRVGTFRGTRTGKHDYGGTVYTKNGNIVLGPYGGYEPLLKDIVNYFETGNLPVSPEETIEIFAFMEAADESKRQGGAVVTLESVMKKARK is encoded by the coding sequence TTGGGCCCCGAATGGGCAAATGCTCAATCGGCGGTAGCCGGAAAACGAGTCGGCATCATCGGCTTGGATACTTCCCACAGCACAGCTTTCGTCAAAGCCCTCAACGCACCCGATGCAAGCGCTGATTTTTTGGGGTATAAAGTAGTAGCCGCCTACCCACAAGGCAGTAAAGACATCGAAAGCAGCACCAAACGCGTGCCGGCTTATACGGAAGAAGTCAAAAAACAGAATGTAGAAATCGTCGATTCTATCGCTGATTTACTCAAAAAAGTGGACGTTGTGCTGTTGGAAACCAACGATGGTCGCCTCCACCTCGAACAGGCCCTTCAGGTACTTAAAGCGGGCAAACGCGTTTTTATTGATAAACCTATTGCGGCTTCGCTTTCCGACACCCTTGCCATTTTTGAGGCTTCCAAAAAATACAACATCCCCCTATTTTCGGCCTCGTCGCTACGGCACATCAAAGGCGTGGAAAAAGTGGATAAAAGCATCGTCGTAGGAGCCGACACATTTAGCCCAGCGGTACTCGAAAAAACGCACCCAGATTTGTTTTGGTACGGCATCCACGGCGTCGAAACGCTTTACACCGTCATGGGAACAGGCTGCAAGCAAGTTGTTCGAGTCAATAACGAAGGGACAGACATTGTAATAGGCACTTGGGCCGACGGGCGTGTAGGCACTTTTCGCGGTACCCGCACGGGTAAACACGACTACGGTGGCACGGTTTACACCAAAAACGGTAACATTGTACTGGGCCCCTACGGTGGCTACGAACCTCTGTTGAAAGACATTGTCAATTATTTTGAGACGGGCAACCTTCCCGTATCACCCGAAGAAACCATTGAAATCTTTGCCTTCATGGAAGCGGCTGACGAAAGTAAACGACAAGGCGGAGCCGTCGTTACGCTCGAAAGCGTGATGAAAAAAGCTCGTAAATAG